The segment TACCGAGCCCGCCGCTGAGGGGCGATCACCTCACGGATGCAGCGTCAGCAGCATCCGGTGGTTGCCGAGCGTGTTCGGTTTGACCCTGTCCAGGTCGAGGAATTCGGCGACGCCCTCGTCATACGACTGGAGCAGTTCGGCATACACCTCGGGAGTGACCGGATCGCCTTCGATCTCGGCGAACCCGTGGGAGGCGAAGAATCCCACCTCGAAGGTGAGGCAGAACACCCGGCGCACCCCGAGCGCCCGAGCGCGGTCGAGCAGCGCGCGCAGGATCTCGCTGCCGATCCCCTGACCCAGCTCCTGCC is part of the Rudaeicoccus suwonensis genome and harbors:
- a CDS encoding amino-acid N-acetyltransferase, which produces MKDPDLVIRPARATDVRGIRELVAPYVASRAIVPKPAVAYFEGLQEFLVVERGDRIVGCGALHVMWEDVAEVRTVAVDRQELGQGIGSEILRALLDRARALGVRRVFCLTFEVGFFASHGFAEIEGDPVTPEVYAELLQSYDEGVAEFLDLDRVKPNTLGNHRMLLTLHP